Genomic DNA from Xiphophorus couchianus chromosome 12, X_couchianus-1.0, whole genome shotgun sequence:
TCATGTAGAGTAAAAGTTATAAGATAATGTACATTaacagagttgggtagtaactagttacatttactcaattatttttacttgagtaacttttttggggggaaaaagtacttttaggaatatttttactacgctatactttttatttttacttgagtaattttattatgaagtatttctactctttaGTAAAATTGCTGatgatgtaatgtttaaatattaaatgattgataatttgatcagttactttttaccaaatacgtttttactcttgagtaaattcttggacggctactttttacttttgcttttgtaaaaatgtgctgaagtagttctactcttacttgagtacaactATTGGATACATTATTGATTAAATTTGCTAAATTGAGTGAATAAACTTATTGATTGACCTTTAGATAATTGATCATGCTCATGCTTTTTCCGTCCTCAGAGGATCGTATTTGTTGTCCAAGAGGcacagctgctgctctctgtccTCCAGATCGTATCTGCGCGTAGACGCTCCCCGCCATGCCTCGTCTTCGTTTCCTCCCAGACACTCCCGCTATGGCCACCATCACTGCGCCCACGCCCACTCCCTCAGCCGTGGCGACGGCTCGGTCCTGCTCGCCCGGGCTCTGCACAGCTCCGCCGTTTGGCTTCAAGATGTGAAGCAGGACGACACCAAAACGTCTCCAGCAGCTCCTCAGGACGGGGAGAAAAAagactctgctgctgctgctgctgccgccatGGTAACGGACTCTCAGCCACCGGCGGCTCCAAcgcctgctgcagcagcagcagcggccgTTCCTCCAGCCCAGGAGAGGGCGATGGTGAAAAAGTCTCTGTATCAGAGGATTGTTGACGAGTTGAAGCATTACTACAATGGCTTCAGGTTACTGGGAATCGACACGAAGATCGCTGGGCGGACGGTGTGGAGTCTGCTGCACGGACAGGTGCTGACGCGCAGGGAGAGGCGGAGGGTGAGACAATGCATCCACTTTATTATCCATCATCAATCTATCTGATTTAAATCTCTGGATATCAGCTGATCAGCTTCATCTACTCAAACCAACATCTTCAATAAAATCACTAGTTTctccccaaaaacaaacattttcaaaagaaaatcttaaaaaaatatatatttttctgtatttttaaaatctgcaaacGTCCATCTGTCATTTATAATATAATTTAGAAGTTGCTGTTGAGActtgtatttataaaacaagaatTTTAAAGACTTACTGTgattattttagacatttttgatATCAGCTTGAAtagattttcacttttattttagagAGCAGCCTTTAATTTGTTCTGGGCGATTTGGAtcagaaataaagattttaaaataatcttttctaaaatagaaacaacaaaagacagaaaatgttttaaaaagcgACTGCATTTGTCTTTTCAGAAATGTGTCCATTTCTTGCTGCTCTTGCAAAATTAATAATCTGATTAAGACAAATTTGGTCAGCTAgaattaaaatgatcttttcCTAAAGCTGTAAGGCTTCAAGTAATGATTATTTTGGTAACTGATTAATCTATCAAATATTCTtatgattaattggataaaaaattggcacattttacagattttccatttaaccatttaagcctttttatctAATGCTAGGAATAcattaaagatgcaaataaacaaataattctttttaaaaaatggaaaaaaataaacattttgttgcctaaaatTCAGTAACATTGAACAAGATGAATATAAATTAATGTTACAaattgaattctattctattctaataaaTGCTCATGTTAAATGCagaaagtgtttattttctgtacagttttgAATATATTgtttcagcaaattgcctttttttgagtcgatgtactccagttaacaattaactGATAGATTAGTTAATAATAATCAATCGATAATTTCAGCCttacaaaattgcccttcagaaaatattatgaattgaaataatcaagctaatttaaatttctgatacatttattaattaattgctttttGTGACAGGGTTACTTGTATAATTTGTAAAATGATgctaaaatgtcaaacatttttattctatgTTTAGATGCAGAAATCTgtagtaaaaaaagaaacagatcgACTCTTGTTTGCGCCTGTTATTACTCTTCAGATTTCCATCTGCAGATCTTGATCACAGTAAACCAGGTTTCCCCCAGagaacttgctaagcctggcgGTTGGATGACAgcgcagtcattcatccagcggcccgtcgtgttttttagttagaaaatgttttaagttgacaggaaatttgaaaatatcacttgattattatgtgttattaaaagattggaagattaatacctgaacaccaactataaatccttaaaaaatgcaaacataaaaataagtaaatacataaataagcaatgctaagcctggtggaggcacaaataaagcctggtggcctgctaggcttataatacactggggtaAACGCTGGGaaatctaaatttgatttattttgtaagaGGGAAGCCACGTGTTACATGCAAACACGCTGCTGAGCTCCCATCAGCAGAGCAGCGGGTCAGACGCGTCGTTTTGTGACGGCGTCGTCTTGTTTGCGTTTGCAGCTGATGAGGACCTGCGCCGACCTCTTCCGCCTCGTTCCCTTCATGGTGTTCATCATCGTCCCTTTTATGGAGTTCCTGCTTCCCGTCTTCCTCAAGCTGTTCCCAGAAATGCTGCCATCGACGTTTGAGACAGAGTCTAAAAAGGTTCGTGTTTCTGTCCGCCCTTTGATCTCGCTGACCTTTCCACGGCTTGTTGTGATTATGTAACTCAGACGTCTCAGTTTGACGGAAAACATTTTAGACGTGTGGATGAAATGTTCATCCTGACTGCAGAGGCTTTTATGTaagtttcatttaaagaaaaatacttagtatatttatattttattttgtcttctggcttttttaaaacatttaatgcagCTTATATTTACTAAACCTCTttacctgcagcagaaaaagaTTAAGCAATAGCAACAttattaatgtttctgttttattttcagttttaattggAAAAGAGGCAGATCAGTTAAacaacaatgttgttgttttgatagAAAGTAACATAAATAACTGTGTAATAGTGCAGGTTCACGTTTTCAGTAAGAAGAAACTTTGATCTTGTAAAGAAAACTTAACATTGGaactagaaaacattttaaatatccaaaataaatgaacaaaaaacaatcaagtaaaacagaaataaaaaacacacacagccaaaaccaataaattaaactgaatatttaatggaaattacTGAACctattttaatgatttgttttattaattaattgcaatggattttatttaggtcaTCGGAGTAAAGTGGGGTTGAATACTCGcctgtctttttattaaaaaaacatttatcaactCTGTTGGtctttaatgtaataaaatatgaaaagttaaaacattttgcaggATGTTGGTTTATAAAACCAAATGTCTGACTTTAGTGTGTGAAAGCATTTAGTTTCACTGAATAAAACACGTTTTTAAGTtgtaacagtttgtttttcacactattaaaagtttttattgtaataaatgtttttgtttctgcaggaggagaagcagaagaaggGTTTGGCTGCGAAGCTGGAGCTGGCCAAGTTCCTCCAGGAAACCATCGCTGAAATGGCCCGAAGGAACAAAGTCACAGCCCAGATTGAGGAGGAGACCCAGAGATTCTCCAAATACGTTCAGCAGGTGAAACAcagcaacttcagcaacattttttaactttcatcACAGCAGAATAAACTATTGCATCATAAGAATTGGATCTATAGTTGATTTAGGAGTCTAGTAGATGTATTCCTCCTAAAGTTTCATCATTCCTCGTTAACAAGAGGAATGTCGTGTCTTTTTATTGCTAAGCGCTAAAAGCACTCCATACCAATGCAATGCAAGATGATGAAGAGTTACAACATGTTTAGGATCTACCTGCTTGTTTCTAATCCCTACAGAAAAAGTTTATGGCTTCTGGAGGGCATGTTGTGGAAATATGGCAAGCCCAAAGCTCACATAATTCAGAATTTATGTCAAGcagtttgtgtatttattcaatatttattccACATGACTCCACTTGACATTTAATGCCACCAACAGGATCATTCCAGGTGAGGTAACATCAGGTTGCTAAAAAACTTCATATCTTGTTGGccaagaatttaaaataaataaataaaactcaacaaataaagtagctttttttaattattggaAAGGGAtattattcacttaaaaaaatcaaaacacttttatttaaaaaaggttttataaattaaataaaagtttatttcattcCAGCAAATTTGGTTACATTTAGCTCTACTTATAACAAcagtttgactttaaaaaggCTAATATTGTGCTGTATTTAACAATTTCCATTGTGAGAAAATTACATCTCTAATAATTTTaccctgattaaaaaaaaaaattcagtaaaaaacaatttgtagCATTCTTGAACTCCAGTTGTGGGGCCACAAAATCATCAATCCAAGAGCTACAAATGGCCCCCGTGCCGCACTTTGAACACCCCTAAATAAATGACAgcttatttagtttgaaatgtttatatCTAAATGATATAACCTGATATTTTTACTCCTCTTCATGAACTaaagaggtttttgtgtgtttgtagcTTAAATAACAAATTTCCTGTGTTAGGTTCGGGGAACGGGCGAGCAGCCGTCCACGAAGGAGATCGTCCGCTTCTCAAAGCTGTTTGAAGACGAGCTGACCCTGGAGCACCTGGAGCGCCCCCAGCTGGTGGCTCTGTGCAaactgctggagctgcagcccATCGGCACCAACAACCTGCTGCGCTTCCAGCTGATGATGAAACTCAGAGCCATCAAGTCGGACGACGAGGTGAGACGAAACACCTCAGGATTATTTAGCTTCCGTCAGAGCAGGACAGCAGGGTCAGGCTGGAAGTCCTTGAATTTCATTTAAGTGATTTCAAGGTTTGAAAAGTACTGATATTCAAGGTACATAGGTTTGAAATAAAGTGCAATccaacatttgattaaaaacctaAATCTGAAAAACGGTGTTTAcatttgaaaccagatgtttttatacatcttataaagacacacacttttttttctcactgtctgaagttaaaaacgattaaacttttcttgtttctggTCAGTtataattaacaaaataatttatatttgtgaaatttCAGAAAACATAGTGAGAGTTTCTCTTTTTGGGGATTTTCTATGTGACTTTCTTTGTATCTCGtgtttaatttgagcaggaaggtcatttgaattttgaatatttatgattCCTAATGTCTCTGTGACTTATTgatcattttatatttcatacattaagcaatttattattttttgttagtgttttgttctcagaccAGTCAGTTTGTATAAGGTGTGACATTCAAAACATTGAACTTTATACTTTAGTTGACTTTGTCCCTGCTGCAGAATATAGAATATGATCATAAGACATTGGTATCTttcacaataatcaattaattatatgatgaattaaaattattagaataatttccattctgattaatatttttttaaatggaaaatttgtttacagattaattttatttattggtttggtttgtgtgtgttctatatttccatatattttattttagatatttaaaacattttccacttccagttttaagttttctttactaaattaaagtttattttcctttgagaGTTGAATCTTacacattattgtttatttaaataattactggGGAAATTTATCGTACAGCAAATTAACAGGCATTGTCATAAAATAgtgaattgaaattattttgtgtgggtgtatgttttttttctccaaagtgctggaaaggtttgaaaacattccttgaaagtgcttgaaaaGTTCTTGAATTTTAACGTTTGAACCCTGGGAAAGGCGTCGTTCTGCCGTGTTTAATGCTTTGCATATTTTAGACAGTTCAACTCTGTATGTgaagttgaatgaaaataaaaacagaactgaaaacTACGGGGATTTTGCAGCTTTAGAGATTCAAACTGtgtttctaaacatttttaaaacctttcaaGACTATAAATCAGTTAAAATTGTGTGAAAATCTTTTGTAATGAAGAAAAGACGGTTCCAGTTTTCTCTCGTTGTCAGATGATCTCGGCGGAGGGCGTGGCGGCCATGAGTGTGTCGGAGCTGCAGGCGGCGTGTCGCAGTCGTGGGATGCGTTCTCTGGGTCTGACCAGCGATCAGCTCcgccagcagctgcagcaggtagCAGCGCTCGCACATCGTAATCTGAGCCGCCTGCAGGCGGTTCCGTGTTTCTGATGAATGTTTTCCGTCGCTCAGTGGCTCGACCTCCACCTGAACGAGAACGTTCCTCcgtcgctgctgctgctctccagAGCCATGTACCTGACCGACCTCCAGCCAAAGCCGCCCGTCATCCCGCCGGTTCCCAAGCTAGAGGTGAAACCAAAACCACTGCACCACCGCAGAGAACGCTTTGCTTCCAAGATTAGAGGGAGTTCCATTCTGATTATTAATCCAGATGAATTGCAGGGCTGTATCTAACCACGACACACTTTCACAAGCCAACTTTGCGGTACCGTAACTCTGTGATACTTtgcggtttctgaaaggggagacgttacactttccagccaatatcgggttattacggtaatcTCAATCCCGCCGTTGCAGGAAGcgtgtt
This window encodes:
- the letm2 gene encoding LETM1 domain-containing protein LETM2, mitochondrial isoform X2, which produces MAVFSHQVLLAVTRSRGSYLLSKRHSCCSLSSRSYLRVDAPRHASSSFPPRHSRYGHHHCAHAHSLSRGDGSVLLARALHSSAVWLQDVKQDDTKTSPAAPQDGEKKDSAAAAAAAMVTDSQPPAAPTPAAAAAAAVPPAQERAMVKKSLYQRIVDELKHYYNGFRLLGIDTKIAGRTVWSLLHGQVLTRRERRRLMRTCADLFRLVPFMVFIIVPFMEFLLPVFLKLFPEMLPSTFETESKKEEKQKKGLAAKLELAKFLQETIAEMARRNKVTAQIEEETQRFSKYVQQVRGTGEQPSTKEIVRFSKLFEDELTLEHLERPQLVALCKLLELQPIGTNNLLRFQLMMKLRAIKSDDEMISAEGVAAMSVSELQAACRSRGMRSLGLTSDQLRQQLQQWLDLHLNENVPPSLLLLSRAMYLTDLQPKPPVIPPVPKLEVEELRDKAPVVLDKPLTPAEVLQAKAATEVSQKSKMSANGV
- the letm2 gene encoding LETM1 domain-containing protein LETM2, mitochondrial isoform X1, with protein sequence MAVFSHQVLLAVTRSRGSYLLSKRHSCCSLSSRSYLRVDAPRHASSSFPPRHSRYGHHHCAHAHSLSRGDGSVLLARALHSSAVWLQDVKQDDTKTSPAAPQDGEKKDSAAAAAAAMVTDSQPPAAPTPAAAAAAAVPPAQERAMVKKSLYQRIVDELKHYYNGFRLLGIDTKIAGRTVWSLLHGQVLTRRERRRLMRTCADLFRLVPFMVFIIVPFMEFLLPVFLKLFPEMLPSTFETESKKEEKQKKGLAAKLELAKFLQETIAEMARRNKVTAQIEEETQRFSKYVQQVRGTGEQPSTKEIVRFSKLFEDELTLEHLERPQLVALCKLLELQPIGTNNLLRFQLMMKLRAIKSDDEMISAEGVAAMSVSELQAACRSRGMRSLGLTSDQLRQQLQQWLDLHLNENVPPSLLLLSRAMYLTDLQPKPPVIPPVPKLEKASPSPAENPAANPTATGSERLADPAVIIKDRPVEELRDKAPVVLDKPLTPAEVLQAKAATEVSQKSKMSANGV